A stretch of Suncus etruscus isolate mSunEtr1 chromosome 9, mSunEtr1.pri.cur, whole genome shotgun sequence DNA encodes these proteins:
- the AHCY gene encoding adenosylhomocysteinase gives MSEKLPYKVADISLASWGRKALDIAENEMPGLMRMREMYSASKPLKGARIAGCLHMTVETAVLIETLVALGAEVRWSSCNIFSTQDHAAAAIAKAGIPVYAWKGETDEEYLWCIEQTLYFKDGPLNMILDDGGDLTNLIHTKYPQLLSGIRGISEETTTGVHNLYKMMANGILKVPAINVNDSVTKSKFDNLYGCRESLIDGIKRATDVMIAGKVAVVAGYGDVGKGCAQALRGFGARVIITEIDPINALQAAMEGYEVTTMDEACKEGNIFVTTTGCVDIILGRHFEQMQDDAVVCNIGHFDVEIDVKWLEENSAQKVNIKPQVDRYWLKNGRRIILLAEGRLVNLGCAMGHPSFVMSNSFTNQVLAQIELWTHSNKYPVGVHFLPKKLDEAVAEAHLGKLNVKLTKLTEKQSKYLGMPRDGPFKPDHYRY, from the exons ATGTCGGAAAAACTGCCCTACAAAGTCG CCGACATCAGCCTGGCTTCCTGGGGACGCAAGGCCCTAGACATAGCGGAGAATGAGATGCCCGGCTTGATGCGCATGCGCGAGATGTACTCTGCCTCCAAGCCGCTGAAAGGGGCCCGAATCGCCGGCTGCCTGCACATGACGGTGGAGACTGCTGTCCTCATTGAGACCCTGGTGGCCCTGGGTGCTGAG GTGCGATGGTCCAGCTGCAACATCTTCTCTACCCAGGACCACGCAGCAGCCGCTATTGCCAAAGCTGGCATTCCAG TGTACGCCTGGAAGGGGGAAACGGATGAGGAGTACCTGTGGTGCATTGAACAGACATTGTACTTCAAGGACGGGCCCCTCAACATGATTCTGGACGATGGCGGTGACCTTACCAACCTCATTCATACCAAGTACCCACAGCTCCTGTCTG GCATCCGGGGCATCTCCGAGGAAACCACCACTGGTGTCCATAACCTGTACAAGATGATGGCCAATGGCATCCTAAAGGTGCCTGCCATCAATGTCAATGACTCAGTCACCAAG AGCAAGTTTGACAACCTCTATGGCTGCCGGGAGTCGCTCATTGATGGCATCAAGCGGGCCACAGACGTGATGATTGCAGGCAAAGTGGCAGTGGTGGCAGGCTATGGGGACGTGGGCAAGGGCTGTGCACAGGCCCTGCGGGGTTTTGGTGCCCGAGTCATCATCACTGAGATTGATCCCATCAACGCCCTGCAGGCAGCCATGGAGG GCTATGAGGTGACCACGATGGACGAGGCCTGCAAGGAGGGAAACATCTTTGTGACCACCACGGGCTGCGTGGACATCATCCTTGGCCG ACACTTTGAGCAGATGCAGGATGATGCTGTTGTGTGCAACATCGGCCACTTTGATGTGGAGATAGACGTCAAGTGGCTGGAGGAGAACTCAGCTCAGAAGGTCAACATCAAGCCTCAG GTGGACCGCTACTGGCTGAAGAATGGACGCCGCATCATCCTGTTGGCAGAGGGACGACTGGTCAACCTGGGCTGTGCCATGGGTCATCCCAGCTTTGTGATGAGCAACTCCTTCACCAACCAAGTGCTAGCACAGATTGAGCTGTGGACTCACTCAAACAAGTACCCTGTTGGGGTTCACTTCCTGCCCAAGAAG CTCGATGAAGCCGTGGCTGAAGCCCATCTGGGCAAGCTGAATGTGAAGCTGACCAAGCTCACTGAAAAGCAGTCTAAGTACCTGGGAATGCCCCGTGATGGCCCCTTCAAGCCTGATCATTACCGCTACTGA